The Klebsiella sp. RHBSTW-00484 genome includes a window with the following:
- a CDS encoding GlxA family transcriptional regulator, producing MKKILIIVPDGGMLFESAGIADILMQANRLHPEGATDICYQVQLATTQPHQVIHGQSGLNLLADHRLHEIDPREPLDTIMITGRGQNPQEGIAVVDWLRLAAPHARRIASICGGAMLLAQTGLLDGRRATTHWKLLESMQAEYPQVRVEGGPLYIQDEHIWTSGGVSSGFDLTLALVEEDYGFSLARDIAQDFVMYLRRPGGQLQFSRYNLQQTSTLGPINDLLAWLLDNLTADLSVDKLAEKVAMSPRNFTRVFTRETGASPARYVAEARLAAARQRLEQTNETLGRIAEQTGFGSSINLRRLFEKQLHLTPGEYRQRFHCRKMA from the coding sequence ATGAAAAAAATACTCATCATTGTCCCCGATGGCGGCATGCTGTTTGAATCCGCCGGTATTGCCGACATTCTGATGCAGGCCAACCGTCTGCATCCGGAAGGTGCTACGGACATCTGTTACCAGGTCCAGCTAGCGACAACCCAGCCGCATCAGGTGATTCATGGTCAGTCCGGTTTAAACCTGCTGGCCGATCATCGCCTGCATGAGATAGACCCTCGCGAGCCCCTCGATACCATCATGATTACCGGCAGAGGTCAAAATCCGCAGGAAGGGATTGCGGTGGTTGACTGGCTGCGTCTTGCCGCTCCCCATGCTCGCCGCATTGCCTCCATTTGCGGTGGTGCGATGCTGCTGGCGCAAACCGGGCTACTGGACGGCAGACGCGCCACCACCCACTGGAAGCTACTGGAATCCATGCAGGCGGAATATCCTCAGGTGCGCGTGGAAGGCGGTCCGCTCTATATTCAGGATGAACACATCTGGACCTCAGGCGGGGTTAGCTCCGGCTTTGACCTGACGCTAGCGCTGGTTGAAGAGGATTACGGCTTCAGCCTTGCGCGCGACATCGCTCAGGATTTCGTCATGTATCTGCGCCGCCCCGGCGGCCAGCTGCAGTTTAGCCGCTACAACCTTCAGCAGACCAGCACCCTGGGCCCGATTAACGATCTGCTGGCCTGGCTGCTTGATAACCTCACCGCCGACCTTAGCGTGGATAAACTGGCGGAAAAAGTCGCCATGAGTCCGCGAAATTTTACCCGCGTGTTTACCCGTGAAACCGGCGCTTCGCCAGCGCGCTACGTCGCCGAAGCCCGTCTCGCCGCTGCCCGACAGCGTCTGGAGCAAACTAACGAGACGCTGGGGCGTATCGCCGAACAAACGGGATTTGGCAGCAGCATTAACCTGCGGCGGCTGTTTGAAAAACAACTTCACCTCACACCTGGTGAATATCGCCAGCGCTTTCACTGTCGTAAAATGGCGTAA
- a CDS encoding DUF1989 domain-containing protein, whose translation MSEQVKIDIPPQEGRGFWIAKGQTFRVIDPEGQQVADLWAISMGTGEIDWLSTSQTRDITERLFPAPGESFYSVKARPLLTLMQDNSPCPHDMLFPACNPGLYERAGLPGHPNCRDNMLGALRKADISLPIVPDPVNFFQCSEPQVDGKLEVLASNNPPGGNVVLLAETDLYVVVTACSVDFHPTNGGHCTGIQIVIG comes from the coding sequence ATGAGCGAGCAGGTAAAGATAGATATTCCTCCACAGGAAGGCCGCGGTTTTTGGATTGCAAAAGGCCAAACCTTCCGCGTAATTGATCCTGAAGGCCAACAGGTTGCAGACTTATGGGCAATTTCTATGGGCACAGGTGAGATTGATTGGCTAAGTACCTCGCAGACTCGAGATATAACAGAGCGATTATTCCCCGCGCCAGGTGAGTCTTTTTACAGTGTAAAAGCGAGACCTTTACTCACCTTAATGCAGGATAACTCACCATGCCCGCACGATATGCTTTTCCCGGCTTGTAACCCCGGTCTTTACGAACGGGCTGGCTTGCCCGGCCATCCGAACTGTCGCGACAATATGCTTGGAGCACTTCGGAAGGCTGACATATCACTTCCCATCGTTCCTGACCCGGTTAATTTTTTCCAATGCTCAGAACCCCAGGTTGACGGTAAGCTTGAGGTACTCGCCTCGAATAATCCACCCGGTGGGAATGTCGTTCTACTTGCTGAAACAGATCTCTATGTGGTGGTTACAGCCTGTTCTGTTGACTTCCATCCGACCAATGGGGGCCATTGTACGGGCATCCAGATTGTTATCGGCTGA